In Aphelocoma coerulescens isolate FSJ_1873_10779 chromosome 3, UR_Acoe_1.0, whole genome shotgun sequence, a single window of DNA contains:
- the ADGRF5 gene encoding adhesion G protein-coupled receptor F5 isoform X1, translated as MSSPTNTGLHCLFLLVSACCQTPQGSNFYPFPYVIDSILGQESFHPEMQRQKRNMLILDLPLPEYTVDIEVSLKDSSYLEPIKDYFKNVSLTVPVNISNAQTTVSNISITTVCLPSGENNSCCFCENGYAWPSTVCSDVMPCPSLSLEPALPCGYTQKMPFYGPYCEPQTEDSCGMGEPIVMNMSVRLDTDFQDDLKDSSSVLYQKYKGDLEKAFNASYRCLPGFVSATVMGFSPGSVFVNYVVRTGAASFTQVGDSNRAVPQFLDSSYQLNPSTFTRVITNQTKFTVKPSNIFEGDTVTLTCEINSTFANATWYHSDQTISTSSRYSIETVLATRRSSLKITNVTMKDSGSYRCVFILSSPFHTEIHTTKETVSVFPLHVTPNFEDIDVTCNSPEVQTKGLLLSCCIDRHLKSLKVSWKVNGTINITGVSILSGNCTGYQLNINESLCPPEKSGAVTTYTCELETGHGARRTRSIRVTYLRKAHITISSSTNSTVSEGYAFNVTCESDVSNYDSISWKIQSGNGTKTVDCDMCVKKSKFPATSVLTVKSATQDWRGTYICTFSQKNLESSANETIEVISLPLKQNILIDPITTSIQCEVPHALECCISAKTVTDYRVTFVVQQNEFQVEKKKKDNLFCYMYNHTEKECKKEKEVVAYCKFINHIGQGVDSEHMRLHFIPGKKVSCSDRLGTGIERATLIKPCCDVKNPKGFTQGNTTYQCINSSWRVLRNDCLSGPINDLLSSAESLVNSPEAKAQLPSYLAQLKEQTGKELTTISNSSANLGAIITILDMISSIPAEAEELTIQNFLSTVDLVVNDSTTEAWKNLNKEKTRQSSLLLQSVENFSLRLQPVNNTIPSVSANTIQLQGVVVKENNNTDYNKDFLSAENLTVNVLISGTEIQTLTQNSTIVSVMYSKLGCILPQNRYEYMNGLLITTTLSNNRSQKFDVNMTFAKKNLSLKMPKCVFWNFTLNDHRGDWDTSGCTTTESGDYVICSCNHLTSFSILMSPDRSSEVSFEAYISYVGLAISIVSLVVCIIIESLVWKYVTNNTTSYMRHVCILNIATSLLIADVWFIVTASIDQNQQRSRDICIMAIFFVHFFYLCVFFWMLSLGLILFYRLVFILHNTSKTAQKAVAFCLGYVCPFVIAVTTIAVTLPKNNYTRKDFCWLNWKDSKALLAFVIPALIIVATNLFIAAVVIIKILRPTIGDRSSGQERKSLFQIGKSVAILTPLLGLTWGFGFTIIIKNSHRAFHILFALLNTFQGLFILVFGTLWDKKIQEALLKRNSSSKWSSQQSKSSSLILVTPMLAMSYPFSRTFNNLCGKTGKYRVSSSEPSTSSTENTSKAYSLLN; from the exons ATGTCATCCCCAACCAATACAGGTCTCCACTGCCTGTTCCTGCTGGTCTCAGCCTGCTGCCAGACACCACAGGGCTCAAACTTCTATCCATTCCCATATGTA attGACAGCATACTAGGACAGGAAAGCTTCCACCCAGAGATGCAAAGGCAGAAGCGAAACA TGCTTATTCTTGACCTTCCCCTTCCGGAGTACACTGTTGATATTGAAGTAAGCCTGAAGGATTCATCTTATCTGGAGCCAATCAAAGACTATTTCAAAAATGTCAGTCTTACAGTTCCAGTTAATATTTCAAATGCACAAACAACAGTTTCAAACATCAGCATTACAACAG TCTGCCTGCCCAGTGGTGAGAATAacagctgctgtttctgtgaAAATGGATATGCCTGGCCGAGCACGGTGTGCAGTGATGTGATGCCCTGCCCTTCTCTGAGCCTGGAACCGGCCCTGCCCTGTGGCTACACACAGAAAATGCCTTTCTATGGACCTTACTGTGAGCCCCAGACTGAAG ACTCATGTGGTATGGGAGAGCCCATTGTAATGAATATGTCGGTCAGACTCGACACAGACTTCCAGGATGATCTCAAGGATTCTTCTTCTGTGTTATACCAAAAATACAAAGGGGACCTTGAAAAAGCG TTTAATGCCAGCTACAGATGTTTACCAGGCTTTGTATCAGCAACAGTGATGGGTTTCAG ccctggaagtgtttttGTGAACTATGTAGTAAGAACAGGAGCAGCAAGCTTCACTCAGGTTGGAGATTCCAACAGAGCTGTACCACAGTTTCTGGATTCATCGTACCAGCTAAACCCATCTACCTTCACAAGAGTAATAACTA ATCAGACAAAGTTCACCGTGAAACCCTCGAACATTTTTGAAGGGGACACAGTAACACTGACCTGTGAGATAAACTCAACATTTGCCAATGCAACCTGGTATCACTCTGACCAGACCATCTCAACCAGCTCCCGGTACTCAATAGAGACAGTTTTAGCAACCAGAAGATCGAGTCTTAAAATTACCAACGTTACGATGAAGGATTCTG GTTCCTATAGGTGCGTTTTCATACTGAGCAGTCCATTTCACACAGAGATACACACCACCAAAGAAACAGTGTCTGTCTTTCCGCTACATGTCACTCCAAACTTCGAGGACATTGATGTCACATGTAACAGTCCTGAAGTGCAAACTAAGGGTCTTCTGCTGTCCTGTTGCATTGACAGACACTTAAAATCACTTAAGGTTTCCTGGAAAGTAAATGGAACAATCAACATTACAG GAGTATCCATCTTGAGTGGAAACTGCACTGGATACCAGTTAAACATCAATGAGTCACTGTGCCCACCTGAGAAGTCAGGTGCAGTGACCACATACACGTGTGAGCTGGAGACTGGACATGGAGCCAGGCGCACTCGAAGCATCAGAGTCACGTACCTACGGAAAG CCCACATAACAATATCTTCAAGCACAAACTCCACAGTTTCCGAGGGATACGCGTTCAATGTAACATGTGAAAGTGATGTGAGCAATTATGACAGCATCAGTTGGAAAATCCAGTCTGGAAATGGCACAAAAACAGTAGACTGTGATATGTGTgtcaaaaaaagcaaatttccaGCCACGTCTGTGCTCACAGTGAAGTCTGCCACGCAGGACTGGAGAG GCACCTACATCTGCACATTCTCCCAGAAAAACCTGGAGAGTTCTGCCAATGAGACCATCGAGGTGATTTCCTTGCCCCTGAAGCAGAACATCCTGATCGACCCCATTACAACATCGATACAGTGCGAAGTGCCACACGCCCTCGAGTGCTGCATAAGTGCAAAGACCGTGACAGACTACAGGGTTACATTTGTGGTTCAACAAAATGAGTTTCAAGTTG agaaaaagaaaaaagataatttgTTTTGCTACATGTACAATCACACGGAAAAAGAAtgtaagaaagagaaagaagttgtGGCATATTGCAAGTTTATCAACCACATCGGACAGGGAGTCGACAGTGAACATATGAGACTGCACTTTATACCtg GCAAAAAAGTTTCCTGCTCAGACAGATTGGGCACTGGAATAGAAAGGGCCACATTAATAAAGCCATGCTGTGATGTAAAAAATCCAAAAGGTTTTACCCAAGGCAATACAACTTACCAGTGCATCAACAGCTCATGGAGGGTTTTGAGGAATGACTGCCTGTCTGGACCAATAAATgacctgctgagcagtgctgag TCCTTGGTCAACAGCCCTGAGGCAAAAGCACAACTACCTTCCTACCTTGCACAGCTCAAGGAACAGACAGGAAAGGAGCTAACCACGATAAGCAATTCTTCAGCAAACCTAGGTGCAATCATTACCATCCTGGATATGATCTCCTCTATCCCAGCAGAGGCAGAGGAGCTCACTATTCAg AATTTCCTATCCACAGTGGACTTAGTTGTTAATGATTCCACAACTGAAGCTTGGAAAAACCTGAACAAAGAGAAGACACGACAAAGTTCTTTGTTACTGCAGTCAGTAGAAAATTTTTCCCTGCGCCTCCAACCAGTTAATAACACCATTCCTTCTGTCTCTGCAAACACCATTCAGCTCCAAGGGGTAGTTGTCAAGGAAAATAACAACACAGATTATAACAAGGACTTCCTCAGTGCAGAAAACCTCACAGTCAACGTGCTTATCAGTGGCACTGAAATCCAGACTCTAACCCAAAATTCAACAATTGTCAGTGTGATGTACTCAAAACTTGGATGTATTTTGCCTCAGAATAGGTATGAATATATGAACGGTTTATTGATAACAACAACTTTGAGCAACAACAGAAGCCAGAAGTTTGATGTTAATATGacatttgcaaagaaaaactTGTCTCTGAAGATGCCTAAGTGTGTCTTTTGGAACTTCACACTCAACGATCACAGGGGGGACTGGGATACTAGTGGCTGTACAACCACAGAGTCAGGAGATTATGTCATTTGCTCGTGCAATCACTTGACATCATTCTCCATCCTGATGTCTCCTGACAGATCCTCCGAGGTAAGCTTTGAAGCTTATATTTCCTATGTTGGCCTGGCCATTTCAATTGTGAGCTTGGTGGTCTGCATTATAATTGAATCCTTGGTCTGGAAGTACGTGACAAACAACACAACCTCCTACATGCGCCATGTCTGTATTCTCAACATTGCTACATCCCTGCTGATTGCTGATGTTTGGTTCATTGTCACTGCCTCCATTGATCAAAaccagcagaggagcagagatATCTGTATCATGGCCATCTTCTTCGTCCATTTTTTCTACCTGTGTGTCTTTTTCTGGATGCTGAGCCTGGGCCTCATCCTTTTCTACAGACTGGTGTTCATCTTACACAACACAAGTAAGACTGCTCAGAAGGCGGTGGCATTCTGCCTGGGATACGTGTGTCCCTTTGTCATTGCAGTCACCACCATTGCTGTCACCTTGCCAAAGAACAATTACACGAGAAAGGATTTCTGCTGGCTCAACTGGAAGGACAGCAAAGCTCTCCTGGCCTTCGTCATACCTGCCTTAATCATCGTGGCCACGAACTTGTTCATCGCCGCAGTTGTTATAATAAAAATACTGAGGCCAACTATTGGGGATAGGTCAAGCgggcaggagaggaaatctCTGTTTCAAATTGGCAAAAGTGTGGCTATTCTGACACCACTGTTAGGCCTCACGTGGGGTTTTGGCTTTACCATCATCATCAAAAACAGTCATCGAGCTTTCCACATCCTCTTTGCTCTGCTCAACACTTTCCAG GGATTATTCATTTTGGTGTTTGGGACTCTCTGGGACAAGAAG aTACAAGAAGCCCTGTTGAAGAGGAATTCATCATCCAAATGGAGTTCACAGCAATCGAAG TCATCCTCCCTGATCCTGGTGACGCCAATGCTTGCTATGAGCTACCCATTTTCAAGAACCTTTAACAACTTATGTGGGAAAACAG gaaaataCAGAGTATCTTCTTCAGAGCCATCCACTTCTTCCACTGAAAATACTTCCAAGGCATATTCCTTGCTTAACTGA
- the ADGRF5 gene encoding adhesion G protein-coupled receptor F5 isoform X2 → MSSPTNTGLHCLFLLVSACCQTPQGSNFYPFPYVIDSILGQESFHPEMQRQKRNMLILDLPLPEYTVDIEVSLKDSSYLEPIKDYFKNVSLTVPVNISNAQTTVSNISITTVCLPSGENNSCCFCENGYAWPSTVCSDVMPCPSLSLEPALPCGYTQKMPFYGPYCEPQTEDSCGMGEPIVMNMSVRLDTDFQDDLKDSSSVLYQKYKGDLEKAFNASYRCLPGFVSATVMGFSPGSVFVNYVVRTGAASFTQVGDSNRAVPQFLDSSYQLNPSTFTRVITNQTKFTVKPSNIFEGDTVTLTCEINSTFANATWYHSDQTISTSSRYSIETVLATRRSSLKITNVTMKDSGSYRCVFILSSPFHTEIHTTKETVSVFPLHVTPNFEDIDVTCNSPEVQTKGLLLSCCIDRHLKSLKVSWKVNGTINITGVSILSGNCTGYQLNINESLCPPEKSGAVTTYTCELETGHGARRTRSIRVTYLRKAHITISSSTNSTVSEGYAFNVTCESDVSNYDSISWKIQSGNGTKTVDCDMCVKKSKFPATSVLTVKSATQDWRGTYICTFSQKNLESSANETIEVISLPLKQNILIDPITTSIQCEVPHALECCISAKTVTDYRVTFVVQQNEFQVEKKKKDNLFCYMYNHTEKECKKEKEVVAYCKFINHIGQGVDSEHMRLHFIPGKKVSCSDRLGTGIERATLIKPCCDVKNPKGFTQGNTTYQCINSSWRVLRNDCLSGPINDLLSSAESLVNSPEAKAQLPSYLAQLKEQTGKELTTISNSSANLGAIITILDMISSIPAEAEELTIQNFLSTVDLVVNDSTTEAWKNLNKEKTRQSSLLLQSVENFSLRLQPVNNTIPSVSANTIQLQGVVVKENNNTDYNKDFLSAENLTVNVLISGTEIQTLTQNSTIVSVMYSKLGCILPQNRYEYMNGLLITTTLSNNRSQKFDVNMTFAKKNLSLKMPKCVFWNFTLNDHRGDWDTSGCTTTESGDYVICSCNHLTSFSILMSPDRSSEVSFEAYISYVGLAISIVSLVVCIIIESLVWKYVTNNTTSYMRHVCILNIATSLLIADVWFIVTASIDQNQQRSRDICIMAIFFVHFFYLCVFFWMLSLGLILFYRLVFILHNTSKTAQKAVAFCLGYVCPFVIAVTTIAVTLPKNNYTRKDFCWLNWKDSKALLAFVIPALIIVATNLFIAAVVIIKILRPTIGDRSSGQERKSLFQIGKSVAILTPLLGLTWGFGFTIIIKNSHRAFHILFALLNTFQGLFILVFGTLWDKKIQEALLKRNSSSKWSSQQSKGLFRRACTGIAKELGSRLKSKDN, encoded by the exons ATGTCATCCCCAACCAATACAGGTCTCCACTGCCTGTTCCTGCTGGTCTCAGCCTGCTGCCAGACACCACAGGGCTCAAACTTCTATCCATTCCCATATGTA attGACAGCATACTAGGACAGGAAAGCTTCCACCCAGAGATGCAAAGGCAGAAGCGAAACA TGCTTATTCTTGACCTTCCCCTTCCGGAGTACACTGTTGATATTGAAGTAAGCCTGAAGGATTCATCTTATCTGGAGCCAATCAAAGACTATTTCAAAAATGTCAGTCTTACAGTTCCAGTTAATATTTCAAATGCACAAACAACAGTTTCAAACATCAGCATTACAACAG TCTGCCTGCCCAGTGGTGAGAATAacagctgctgtttctgtgaAAATGGATATGCCTGGCCGAGCACGGTGTGCAGTGATGTGATGCCCTGCCCTTCTCTGAGCCTGGAACCGGCCCTGCCCTGTGGCTACACACAGAAAATGCCTTTCTATGGACCTTACTGTGAGCCCCAGACTGAAG ACTCATGTGGTATGGGAGAGCCCATTGTAATGAATATGTCGGTCAGACTCGACACAGACTTCCAGGATGATCTCAAGGATTCTTCTTCTGTGTTATACCAAAAATACAAAGGGGACCTTGAAAAAGCG TTTAATGCCAGCTACAGATGTTTACCAGGCTTTGTATCAGCAACAGTGATGGGTTTCAG ccctggaagtgtttttGTGAACTATGTAGTAAGAACAGGAGCAGCAAGCTTCACTCAGGTTGGAGATTCCAACAGAGCTGTACCACAGTTTCTGGATTCATCGTACCAGCTAAACCCATCTACCTTCACAAGAGTAATAACTA ATCAGACAAAGTTCACCGTGAAACCCTCGAACATTTTTGAAGGGGACACAGTAACACTGACCTGTGAGATAAACTCAACATTTGCCAATGCAACCTGGTATCACTCTGACCAGACCATCTCAACCAGCTCCCGGTACTCAATAGAGACAGTTTTAGCAACCAGAAGATCGAGTCTTAAAATTACCAACGTTACGATGAAGGATTCTG GTTCCTATAGGTGCGTTTTCATACTGAGCAGTCCATTTCACACAGAGATACACACCACCAAAGAAACAGTGTCTGTCTTTCCGCTACATGTCACTCCAAACTTCGAGGACATTGATGTCACATGTAACAGTCCTGAAGTGCAAACTAAGGGTCTTCTGCTGTCCTGTTGCATTGACAGACACTTAAAATCACTTAAGGTTTCCTGGAAAGTAAATGGAACAATCAACATTACAG GAGTATCCATCTTGAGTGGAAACTGCACTGGATACCAGTTAAACATCAATGAGTCACTGTGCCCACCTGAGAAGTCAGGTGCAGTGACCACATACACGTGTGAGCTGGAGACTGGACATGGAGCCAGGCGCACTCGAAGCATCAGAGTCACGTACCTACGGAAAG CCCACATAACAATATCTTCAAGCACAAACTCCACAGTTTCCGAGGGATACGCGTTCAATGTAACATGTGAAAGTGATGTGAGCAATTATGACAGCATCAGTTGGAAAATCCAGTCTGGAAATGGCACAAAAACAGTAGACTGTGATATGTGTgtcaaaaaaagcaaatttccaGCCACGTCTGTGCTCACAGTGAAGTCTGCCACGCAGGACTGGAGAG GCACCTACATCTGCACATTCTCCCAGAAAAACCTGGAGAGTTCTGCCAATGAGACCATCGAGGTGATTTCCTTGCCCCTGAAGCAGAACATCCTGATCGACCCCATTACAACATCGATACAGTGCGAAGTGCCACACGCCCTCGAGTGCTGCATAAGTGCAAAGACCGTGACAGACTACAGGGTTACATTTGTGGTTCAACAAAATGAGTTTCAAGTTG agaaaaagaaaaaagataatttgTTTTGCTACATGTACAATCACACGGAAAAAGAAtgtaagaaagagaaagaagttgtGGCATATTGCAAGTTTATCAACCACATCGGACAGGGAGTCGACAGTGAACATATGAGACTGCACTTTATACCtg GCAAAAAAGTTTCCTGCTCAGACAGATTGGGCACTGGAATAGAAAGGGCCACATTAATAAAGCCATGCTGTGATGTAAAAAATCCAAAAGGTTTTACCCAAGGCAATACAACTTACCAGTGCATCAACAGCTCATGGAGGGTTTTGAGGAATGACTGCCTGTCTGGACCAATAAATgacctgctgagcagtgctgag TCCTTGGTCAACAGCCCTGAGGCAAAAGCACAACTACCTTCCTACCTTGCACAGCTCAAGGAACAGACAGGAAAGGAGCTAACCACGATAAGCAATTCTTCAGCAAACCTAGGTGCAATCATTACCATCCTGGATATGATCTCCTCTATCCCAGCAGAGGCAGAGGAGCTCACTATTCAg AATTTCCTATCCACAGTGGACTTAGTTGTTAATGATTCCACAACTGAAGCTTGGAAAAACCTGAACAAAGAGAAGACACGACAAAGTTCTTTGTTACTGCAGTCAGTAGAAAATTTTTCCCTGCGCCTCCAACCAGTTAATAACACCATTCCTTCTGTCTCTGCAAACACCATTCAGCTCCAAGGGGTAGTTGTCAAGGAAAATAACAACACAGATTATAACAAGGACTTCCTCAGTGCAGAAAACCTCACAGTCAACGTGCTTATCAGTGGCACTGAAATCCAGACTCTAACCCAAAATTCAACAATTGTCAGTGTGATGTACTCAAAACTTGGATGTATTTTGCCTCAGAATAGGTATGAATATATGAACGGTTTATTGATAACAACAACTTTGAGCAACAACAGAAGCCAGAAGTTTGATGTTAATATGacatttgcaaagaaaaactTGTCTCTGAAGATGCCTAAGTGTGTCTTTTGGAACTTCACACTCAACGATCACAGGGGGGACTGGGATACTAGTGGCTGTACAACCACAGAGTCAGGAGATTATGTCATTTGCTCGTGCAATCACTTGACATCATTCTCCATCCTGATGTCTCCTGACAGATCCTCCGAGGTAAGCTTTGAAGCTTATATTTCCTATGTTGGCCTGGCCATTTCAATTGTGAGCTTGGTGGTCTGCATTATAATTGAATCCTTGGTCTGGAAGTACGTGACAAACAACACAACCTCCTACATGCGCCATGTCTGTATTCTCAACATTGCTACATCCCTGCTGATTGCTGATGTTTGGTTCATTGTCACTGCCTCCATTGATCAAAaccagcagaggagcagagatATCTGTATCATGGCCATCTTCTTCGTCCATTTTTTCTACCTGTGTGTCTTTTTCTGGATGCTGAGCCTGGGCCTCATCCTTTTCTACAGACTGGTGTTCATCTTACACAACACAAGTAAGACTGCTCAGAAGGCGGTGGCATTCTGCCTGGGATACGTGTGTCCCTTTGTCATTGCAGTCACCACCATTGCTGTCACCTTGCCAAAGAACAATTACACGAGAAAGGATTTCTGCTGGCTCAACTGGAAGGACAGCAAAGCTCTCCTGGCCTTCGTCATACCTGCCTTAATCATCGTGGCCACGAACTTGTTCATCGCCGCAGTTGTTATAATAAAAATACTGAGGCCAACTATTGGGGATAGGTCAAGCgggcaggagaggaaatctCTGTTTCAAATTGGCAAAAGTGTGGCTATTCTGACACCACTGTTAGGCCTCACGTGGGGTTTTGGCTTTACCATCATCATCAAAAACAGTCATCGAGCTTTCCACATCCTCTTTGCTCTGCTCAACACTTTCCAG GGATTATTCATTTTGGTGTTTGGGACTCTCTGGGACAAGAAG aTACAAGAAGCCCTGTTGAAGAGGAATTCATCATCCAAATGGAGTTCACAGCAATCGAAG GGTTTATTCAGAAGAGCCTGTACAGGTATTGCTAAAGAACTAGGAAGCCGACTTAAAAGCAAGGATAATTAA